In the Anastrepha obliqua isolate idAnaObli1 chromosome 1, idAnaObli1_1.0, whole genome shotgun sequence genome, one interval contains:
- the LOC129240445 gene encoding uncharacterized protein LOC129240445, producing the protein MVLFDKMLKKSKNSKYPPPPAPPTVEEMLKDLETFHVELNAVPAKRQSTDGQQPDWWTRFEHAVADQENLKMLNSEIKSYKLKLESAKIELETEAQLLKNAIEEQREQIDDVLSKGSG; encoded by the coding sequence ATGGTGCTTTTTGACAAAATGTTAaagaaatctaaaaattcaaaatacccaCCACCACCCGCTCCACCAACTGTAGAAGAAATGCTTAAAGATCTTGAAACATTTCACGTTGAGTTAAATGCAGTGCCTGCTAAACGACAATCAACCGATGGACAACAGCCAGATTGGTGGACGCGTTTCGAGCATGCAGTAGCTGATCAGGAAAACCTCAAAATGCTGAACAGTGAGATTAAAAGCTACAAACTTAAGTTAGAATCTGCCAAAATTGAATTGGAAACGGAGGCGCAGTTGCTTAAAAATGCCATTGAGGAGCAACGTGAGCAAATCGATGACGTTCTGTCAAAAGGTAGTGGTTGA